A single region of the Vicinamibacterales bacterium genome encodes:
- a CDS encoding lyase family protein — MPPSTSAPTRTEHDLLGTVEVPAEALYGAQTTRALRNFPVDRDRPLGSYPTLVEGLLMIKQATALANRDAGLLDRVRADAIIAAAGSLLEARRFDDFPIHRLHGGGGTSANQNTNEVVANVAEERLGGTRGQYRLVHPNDHVNLHQSTNDVVPTACHIAVVRAFPEAAHAISGLADAFRAKGAALGGIRRIGRTCLMDAVDITFADLFGGYGAFLDRALRRVSDAVDALHAVNLGGTIVGRTCDVPASYFDGIMPALRAVTGDDRYVQAANLFDATQNLDDMVAVSGALDLLARGLVKIAQDLRLMNTGPEAGLGEIRLPAVQPGSTCMPGKVNPVIPEFVIQLALQVAGCHAACQAAVDHGELDLNVWESLVVSNVLDAMALLANASATLQERSIAGLEADAARNERHADTIIPLLTRQKARHSYSVISDIAARAGGDLTKLRKLLKEHDEAAQRQDPDPAS, encoded by the coding sequence GGGCGCTCCGCAACTTCCCCGTTGACCGCGACCGGCCCCTCGGGAGCTACCCGACGCTCGTCGAAGGGCTGCTGATGATCAAGCAGGCGACGGCGTTGGCGAACCGCGACGCAGGCCTGCTCGACCGGGTGCGCGCCGACGCGATCATCGCCGCGGCCGGGTCGCTCCTCGAGGCGCGGCGGTTCGACGACTTCCCGATTCACCGGCTCCATGGGGGGGGCGGCACCTCGGCCAACCAGAACACCAACGAGGTGGTGGCCAATGTCGCCGAGGAACGGCTGGGCGGCACGCGGGGCCAGTACCGGCTCGTGCACCCGAACGATCACGTCAATCTCCACCAGTCGACCAACGACGTCGTTCCGACGGCGTGCCACATCGCAGTCGTGCGGGCCTTCCCTGAGGCCGCGCACGCCATCTCCGGGCTGGCCGACGCCTTCCGCGCGAAGGGCGCGGCGCTCGGCGGGATCCGGCGGATCGGGCGAACCTGCCTGATGGACGCCGTGGACATCACCTTCGCCGACTTGTTCGGCGGCTACGGGGCGTTCCTGGACCGCGCCCTGCGGCGGGTGTCGGACGCGGTGGACGCCCTGCACGCGGTCAATCTCGGCGGGACGATCGTCGGCCGAACCTGCGATGTCCCGGCGTCGTACTTCGACGGCATCATGCCCGCACTCCGCGCCGTCACGGGCGACGACCGGTACGTCCAGGCGGCCAATCTGTTCGATGCCACCCAGAACCTCGACGACATGGTCGCCGTGTCCGGCGCCCTGGATCTGCTCGCGCGGGGCCTCGTCAAGATCGCCCAGGACCTGCGGCTCATGAACACCGGGCCGGAAGCGGGGCTGGGAGAGATCCGGCTGCCGGCCGTGCAGCCCGGCTCCACGTGCATGCCGGGCAAGGTCAACCCGGTCATCCCGGAGTTCGTCATTCAGCTAGCGTTGCAGGTGGCGGGCTGTCACGCCGCATGCCAGGCGGCGGTGGACCACGGCGAACTGGATCTCAACGTCTGGGAGAGCCTGGTCGTGTCGAACGTGCTCGATGCCATGGCTCTACTCGCGAACGCGTCCGCGACGCTTCAGGAGCGGAGTATCGCGGGCCTCGAAGCCGATGCCGCCCGCAACGAGCGGCACGCCGACACGATCATCCCGCTCCTCACCCGGCAGAAGGCGCGGCACTCGTACTCGGTCATTAGCGACATCGCCGCCCGGGCCGGCGGCGACCTCACGAAGCTCCGGAAGCTCCTGAAGGAACACGACGAGGCCGCCCAGCGCCAGGATCCCGATCCGGCGTCGTAG
- a CDS encoding TonB-dependent receptor, translating to MTGLSSGNYAGPNTNCNRRDTFVTNVTRWVNDRVGISHALKAGMEIERGSGTTWSGIPGGRLYQDANGKASQVVYFNGQTTNATSRRNTFFVQDTWTVVRNLTVEPGIRYSQYRGSIPMQSDVFSTNMIDPRIGAAWDILGDHKTLLRVHYGWSHDQFGTGQYGYLDFSNWSPRITYGINANGSLTYKSQTVQPGNIVIDPNVKQPSARQFTIAFEREIFPDFGVTVQYVHRNYQDILAVVDSGSQWQAVQKQDPGQDNVLGTADDGQMLTVYSLLNPGKIFFTLTNPGDATRNYDAFMLIAKKRFSHNWQMQVSYTHSKSMGQVDDYTGTNIGTFGDTAQTGEWANPNARLNAYGVGSFAQPENFLFSGTYRLPSVKYVGGATISANYRVASGAPYGRLVTIRGLAQGNQSVRVESRSTYRCPVLNQFDMRFEKTFPIGSARRTAGVYVDVFNLPNAGYATAITENAGTQYGIPAGWAPGRSFQVGVRVAF from the coding sequence GTGACGGGGCTCTCGTCCGGCAACTACGCCGGCCCGAACACAAACTGCAACCGGCGCGACACGTTCGTCACCAATGTGACCCGGTGGGTGAACGATCGCGTGGGCATCAGCCACGCGCTCAAGGCCGGCATGGAGATCGAGCGGGGAAGCGGGACGACCTGGTCGGGTATTCCGGGCGGGCGGCTGTATCAGGACGCCAATGGCAAAGCGAGCCAGGTGGTCTACTTCAACGGCCAGACGACGAATGCCACGTCGCGACGAAACACGTTCTTCGTGCAGGACACCTGGACCGTCGTCAGAAATCTCACGGTCGAACCGGGCATCCGGTACAGCCAGTACCGCGGGTCGATTCCCATGCAGAGCGACGTGTTCAGCACGAACATGATCGACCCGCGGATCGGCGCCGCCTGGGACATCCTCGGGGATCATAAGACGCTGCTGCGCGTGCACTATGGGTGGTCCCACGACCAGTTCGGGACCGGCCAGTACGGCTACCTCGACTTCAGCAACTGGTCGCCGAGGATCACCTACGGGATCAACGCGAACGGGTCGCTGACCTACAAGAGCCAGACGGTGCAGCCGGGCAACATCGTCATCGACCCGAACGTGAAGCAGCCGAGCGCGCGGCAGTTCACCATCGCCTTCGAGCGCGAGATCTTCCCCGATTTCGGCGTCACGGTCCAGTACGTGCACCGGAACTACCAGGACATCCTGGCGGTGGTCGATTCCGGATCGCAGTGGCAGGCGGTGCAGAAGCAGGACCCGGGGCAGGACAACGTGCTCGGCACGGCCGACGACGGGCAGATGCTGACGGTCTACAGCCTGCTCAACCCCGGCAAGATCTTCTTCACCTTGACGAACCCCGGCGACGCGACGCGCAACTACGACGCGTTCATGCTGATCGCCAAGAAGCGCTTCTCGCACAACTGGCAGATGCAGGTGTCCTACACCCACTCGAAATCGATGGGACAGGTGGACGACTACACCGGGACCAACATCGGCACCTTCGGCGATACGGCCCAGACCGGCGAATGGGCGAACCCGAACGCCAGGCTCAATGCGTACGGGGTCGGCTCCTTTGCCCAGCCCGAGAACTTCCTCTTCAGCGGCACCTATCGCCTGCCGAGTGTCAAGTACGTCGGCGGGGCGACCATCAGCGCGAACTACCGCGTCGCGAGTGGCGCTCCCTACGGCCGCCTCGTGACGATCCGAGGGTTGGCGCAGGGCAACCAGAGCGTGCGTGTCGAGAGCCGCAGCACGTACCGGTGCCCCGTGCTGAATCAGTTCGACATGCGCTTCGAGAAGACGTTCCCGATCGGCTCGGCGCGCCGGACGGCCGGTGTCTACGTCGACGTGTTCAACCTCCCGAACGCGGGCTACGCGACGGCGATTACCGAGAATGCGGGCACCCAATACGGCATCCCGGCCGGGTGGGCGCCGGGGCGGAGTTTCCAGGTCGGCGTCCGCGTCGCGTTCTGA